A genomic window from Streptomyces sp. 846.5 includes:
- a CDS encoding aldose 1-epimerase codes for MSTWTVEPYAWAGEPCLAVSSHDGTARAVVALHGATLLSWRIDQDGEPLELTDGYRDPAELHEQSGVRNGVLAPFPNRIADGRYRFDAREHDLLPGVTGDRTVYHGFARTAPFVLERATTAADSAQLVLRSHGIRPGRFDGYPFSLDLTVTYTVTEDELVLDIHAVNTGDVTAPYAAGWHPYFRLGNGTADIDDLELRIPARTLVRTDDDLIPVDGADCRTDLNDLPEMDFRGPNPVGRRVIDACYADLRFGPDGRAETVLRDPKTGRELRIWQESGFLHLFTGDTLPRDRRRSIAIEPVEVMTNSFNRDEFATAITIAPGQSRRFRCGVRLVHAAKGGTKAPPRKP; via the coding sequence ATGAGCACGTGGACCGTCGAGCCGTACGCCTGGGCAGGCGAACCCTGCCTGGCGGTCAGCAGCCACGACGGCACCGCGCGTGCCGTCGTGGCCCTGCACGGGGCGACCCTGCTCAGCTGGCGGATCGACCAGGACGGCGAACCTCTCGAACTCACCGACGGCTACCGCGACCCCGCCGAGCTGCACGAGCAGTCCGGCGTGCGCAACGGCGTGCTGGCACCCTTCCCCAACCGCATCGCCGACGGCCGCTACCGTTTCGACGCCCGGGAGCACGACCTGCTCCCGGGGGTGACGGGCGACCGGACCGTCTACCACGGCTTCGCCCGCACTGCGCCCTTCGTCCTGGAGCGCGCTACCACCGCGGCCGACAGCGCCCAACTGGTCCTGCGCAGCCACGGGATCCGGCCGGGACGCTTCGACGGCTACCCCTTCTCGCTCGACCTCACCGTCACCTACACCGTCACCGAGGACGAACTCGTCCTCGACATCCACGCCGTGAACACCGGCGACGTGACAGCGCCGTACGCGGCCGGCTGGCACCCCTACTTCCGACTCGGCAACGGCACCGCGGACATCGACGACCTGGAACTGCGCATCCCGGCCCGCACCCTCGTCCGCACCGACGACGACCTCATCCCCGTCGACGGCGCCGACTGCCGCACCGACCTCAACGACCTGCCGGAGATGGACTTCCGTGGCCCGAACCCGGTCGGCCGACGCGTCATCGACGCCTGCTACGCCGACCTCCGGTTCGGGCCCGACGGTCGCGCCGAGACCGTCCTGCGCGACCCGAAGACCGGCCGCGAGCTGCGGATCTGGCAGGAGAGCGGCTTCCTGCACCTCTTCACCGGCGACACCCTGCCCAGAGACCGGCGCAGGTCCATCGCCATCGAGCCGGTCGAAGTCATGACGAACTCCTTCAACCGCGACGAGTTCGCGACCGCGATCACCATCGCCCCGGGACAGAGCCGCCGCTTCCGCTGCGGCGTCCGGCTCGTCCATGCAGCGAAGGGCGGCACCAAGGCTCCACCACGCAAACCGTAG
- a CDS encoding glycoside hydrolase family 32 protein, which produces MSRPTRRSRSLLAATAVLSGLALIASSPATADTLYHEQYRPQFHFTPAQNWMNDPNGLIWYKGQYHLFFQYNPSGNTWGNMSWGHAVSTDLVHWQQLPVAIPQDADEMVFSGSVVLDKDNSSGLGTKANPPLVAVYTSLVKATGIQRQSLAYSTDGGLTWTKYAGNPVLDINSQNFRDPKVFWYAPTHSWLMTVALSDQHKVSFYSSTDLRTWTHLSDFGPAGATGGAWECPDLFPLAVDGNAGKTKWVLAVGTQSIAGGTGVQYFTGDFDGTRFASDDPADYTVPPGATLQDFESGSYGSWTATGTAFGSGPAQGTLPDQQQVSGYLGHGLVNSYLGGDASTGTLTSPAFTATSDYINFKIGGGHHPYTPDTSELLADFEGTTYSSPIGDWTTTGSAFGSGPAQGTLPDQQQVSGYLGHGLVNSYLGGDASTGTLTSPAFTIDKQYLDFLIGGGNHPASSDAPTAVELVVDGQVVRSATGADNEALNWTSWNLSDLQGKQARIQVVDDNTGGWGHINLDQVVLSDSGAPPVSTETGVNLLVDGKVVQSATGANSESLDWASFNTTAYKGKQVRIQVVDNNTGGWGHVLADQFEIADQPALSTLQRAHWIDYGEDFYASQTYNDAPGGRRVMIGWMNNWNYGGSIPTSPWRSADTFPRRLALRTVDGKVQLVQQPVSELATLRGAGTHVSTTRVTSTTTALGVQGSSMELRADLTAGTATDFGLDLRTGSGQRTRIGYDTTTGEVYIDRTASGAVDFDSSFPGVQRAPLALNGKALSLHILVDSSSVEVYAENARGEQVVLTDQVFPDPSSTGADLFADNGTATLRSMQAWQLRSAVGG; this is translated from the coding sequence GTGTCCAGACCCACCCGTCGAAGCCGTAGCCTCCTCGCCGCCACGGCCGTCCTGTCCGGGCTGGCCCTCATCGCCTCTTCGCCCGCCACTGCCGACACCCTCTACCACGAGCAGTACCGGCCCCAGTTCCACTTCACCCCGGCCCAGAACTGGATGAACGACCCCAACGGCCTGATCTGGTACAAGGGCCAGTACCACCTCTTCTTCCAGTACAACCCCTCCGGCAACACCTGGGGAAACATGTCCTGGGGCCACGCTGTGAGCACCGACCTGGTGCACTGGCAGCAACTCCCGGTCGCCATCCCGCAGGATGCCGACGAGATGGTCTTCTCCGGCAGCGTCGTCCTGGACAAGGACAACAGCTCCGGCCTCGGCACCAAGGCGAACCCGCCCCTGGTCGCCGTCTACACCAGCCTGGTGAAGGCCACCGGGATCCAGCGGCAGTCCCTCGCCTACAGCACCGACGGCGGCCTGACCTGGACGAAGTACGCAGGCAACCCGGTGCTGGACATCAACTCCCAGAACTTCCGAGACCCCAAGGTCTTCTGGTACGCCCCCACCCACAGCTGGCTGATGACGGTCGCCCTCTCCGATCAGCACAAGGTCTCCTTCTACAGCTCCACCGACCTCAGGACCTGGACCCATCTGAGCGACTTCGGACCCGCCGGCGCCACCGGCGGGGCATGGGAGTGCCCGGACCTGTTCCCCCTCGCGGTGGACGGCAATGCCGGGAAGACCAAGTGGGTCCTGGCAGTGGGAACCCAGTCGATCGCCGGCGGCACCGGAGTGCAGTACTTCACCGGCGACTTCGACGGCACCCGCTTCGCCTCCGACGACCCCGCCGACTACACCGTGCCGCCCGGCGCCACGCTGCAGGACTTCGAATCCGGGAGCTACGGCAGCTGGACGGCCACTGGCACCGCGTTCGGCTCCGGCCCGGCCCAGGGCACCCTGCCCGACCAGCAGCAGGTGTCCGGCTACCTGGGCCACGGGCTGGTCAACAGCTACCTGGGCGGCGACGCCTCCACCGGCACGCTCACCTCCCCGGCCTTCACCGCCACCAGCGACTACATCAACTTCAAGATCGGCGGCGGCCACCACCCCTACACCCCCGACACCAGCGAACTCCTCGCCGACTTCGAGGGAACCACCTACTCCAGCCCCATCGGGGACTGGACGACTACCGGCAGCGCGTTCGGCTCCGGCCCGGCCCAGGGCACCCTGCCCGACCAGCAGCAGGTCTCCGGCTACCTGGGCCATGGGCTGGTCAACAGCTACCTGGGCGGCGACGCCTCCACCGGCACGCTCACCTCCCCGGCCTTCACCATCGACAAGCAGTACCTGGACTTCCTCATCGGCGGCGGCAACCACCCGGCCTCCTCCGACGCCCCCACCGCGGTCGAACTCGTCGTGGACGGCCAGGTGGTGCGCTCCGCCACCGGTGCCGACAACGAAGCCCTGAACTGGACCTCGTGGAACCTGTCCGATCTGCAGGGCAAGCAGGCCCGGATCCAGGTCGTCGACGACAACACCGGCGGCTGGGGCCACATCAACCTCGACCAGGTCGTCCTGTCCGACAGCGGGGCCCCGCCCGTCTCCACCGAGACCGGCGTCAACCTCCTCGTCGACGGCAAGGTGGTGCAGAGCGCCACCGGCGCCAATTCCGAGAGCCTCGACTGGGCCTCCTTCAACACCACCGCCTACAAGGGCAAGCAGGTCCGGATCCAGGTCGTCGACAACAACACCGGCGGCTGGGGCCACGTCCTGGCCGACCAGTTCGAGATCGCCGACCAGCCCGCGCTGTCCACCCTCCAACGCGCCCACTGGATCGACTACGGCGAGGACTTCTACGCCTCCCAGACCTACAACGACGCCCCCGGCGGCCGCCGCGTCATGATCGGCTGGATGAACAACTGGAACTACGGCGGGAGCATCCCCACCAGCCCGTGGCGCAGCGCCGACACCTTCCCCCGCCGGCTCGCGCTGCGAACGGTGGACGGCAAGGTCCAGCTGGTCCAGCAGCCGGTCAGCGAACTGGCCACCTTGCGCGGCGCCGGCACCCACGTTTCCACCACCCGCGTCACCAGCACCACCACGGCGCTCGGCGTGCAGGGCAGCAGCATGGAGCTCCGGGCCGACCTCACCGCGGGCACCGCCACCGACTTCGGCCTCGACCTGCGCACCGGGTCCGGGCAACGCACTCGGATCGGCTACGACACCACCACCGGCGAGGTGTACATCGACCGCACCGCTTCAGGAGCAGTCGACTTCGACTCCTCCTTCCCCGGCGTCCAGCGCGCCCCCCTCGCCCTCAACGGCAAGGCCCTGAGCCTGCACATCCTCGTCGACTCCTCCTCCGTCGAGGTGTACGCCGAGAACGCCCGCGGCGAACAGGTCGTCCTCACCGACCAGGTCTTCCCCGACCCCTCCAGTACCGGGGCCGACCTCTTCGCCGACAACGGCACCGCCACCCTCCGCAGCATGCAGGCCTGGCAACTGAGGTCCGCTGTCGGCGGGTAA
- a CDS encoding aldo/keto reductase, with amino-acid sequence MRDRQAGATPAQLALVWLLDLAPNILLIPGTRTRTHLAENIATASVKLDEASRKELAREFPTRLSRERGRG; translated from the coding sequence GTGCGGGATCGACAGGCTGGGGCCACCCCGGCGCAGCTCGCCCTGGTCTGGCTGCTCGACCTTGCGCCCAACATCCTGCTCATCCCCGGCACGCGCACCCGCACGCACCTGGCCGAGAACATCGCCACCGCCTCGGTGAAGCTTGACGAGGCGTCACGAAAGGAGCTGGCCCGGGAGTTCCCCACGCGCCTCAGCCGAGAGCGCGGTCGAGGTTGA
- a CDS encoding nuclear transport factor 2 family protein, producing MSSTTTDLPAVVAEHIAAVNAFDTERIVATFAPDAYVNDDRREIWGTDAIRRFMDKEFVGDHVTMEVREVIDHHGDIIVRAKYDGDYDKTNLPEVLVMTSYFAIRDGRITSLTVIFTQPSPY from the coding sequence ATGTCCAGCACCACAACCGACCTCCCCGCCGTCGTGGCCGAGCACATCGCCGCGGTCAACGCCTTCGACACCGAGCGCATCGTGGCGACCTTCGCGCCCGACGCGTACGTCAACGACGACCGGCGCGAGATCTGGGGCACCGACGCGATCCGCAGGTTCATGGACAAGGAGTTCGTCGGCGATCACGTCACCATGGAGGTGCGCGAGGTCATCGACCACCACGGCGACATCATCGTCCGCGCCAAGTACGACGGCGACTACGACAAGACCAACCTGCCCGAGGTGCTGGTCATGACCAGCTACTTCGCCATCCGCGACGGCAGGATCACCAGCCTGACCGTCATCTTCACCCAGCCCTCCCCGTACTGA
- a CDS encoding MerR family transcriptional regulator, whose protein sequence is MSHALTIGDFSKATHLSVRTLRHYHQIGLLEPTEVDPDTGYRRYATEQIPAAQVIRRFRALDMPLDDIQAVLSAPDLRTRDRLIAAHLARMEAGLARTQQAVASLRDLLEHRTAPAAIGHRSVRATPAAAISEDVGVADALLWYRGALGELRATLAAQGLRADGPAGGMFADELFADEYGRSTVFVPCHGRLRPMGRVTPMTVPAAELATITHPGPHDDIDRAYGALAAHVADHELALDGPLREYYLVGPDDTADEGAWRTEIGWPVFATGTTG, encoded by the coding sequence ATGAGCCACGCGCTGACGATCGGCGACTTCTCCAAGGCGACGCACCTGAGCGTTCGAACGCTCCGGCACTACCACCAGATCGGGCTGCTGGAGCCGACCGAGGTCGACCCGGACACCGGCTACCGCCGCTATGCGACCGAGCAGATCCCGGCAGCTCAGGTGATCCGCCGGTTCCGGGCCCTGGACATGCCGCTGGACGACATCCAGGCCGTGCTGTCCGCGCCCGACCTGCGGACCCGTGACCGCCTCATCGCGGCCCACCTCGCCCGGATGGAGGCCGGCCTGGCCCGGACGCAGCAGGCCGTGGCGTCCCTGCGCGACCTGCTGGAGCACCGGACCGCACCGGCGGCGATCGGGCACCGCAGCGTACGGGCGACGCCCGCAGCGGCGATCAGCGAGGACGTCGGCGTCGCCGACGCCCTGCTCTGGTACCGGGGGGCGCTGGGAGAACTGCGCGCCACGCTGGCCGCCCAGGGTCTGCGCGCGGACGGCCCTGCGGGCGGGATGTTCGCTGACGAACTGTTCGCCGACGAGTACGGCCGGTCCACCGTCTTCGTTCCCTGCCACGGACGGCTGCGGCCGATGGGCCGCGTCACGCCGATGACGGTGCCCGCCGCCGAGCTGGCCACCATCACCCACCCCGGCCCGCACGACGACATCGACCGCGCGTACGGGGCTCTCGCCGCCCACGTCGCCGATCACGAACTGGCGCTCGACGGGCCACTGCGCGAGTACTACCTGGTCGGCCCGGACGACACCGCCGACGAGGGAGCCTGGCGGACCGAGATCGGCTGGCCCGTCTTCGCCACCGGGACCACCGGCTAG
- a CDS encoding MFS transporter, which translates to MSVTDTKAPGTGVGTAPEALTPRLRLVLILLLSTQFMLAVDFAILNVALPVIGRDLGFSIAHLAWIATSFALCAAGFTLLFGRVADLFGRRRLFLWGLVVLGAASLMGGLAQNPAMLITARVLQGLATAAVTPAALSLMTTSFPEGPLRRKALGLNGALMSSGFTTGAVLGGVLTDLLSWRWAFFINVPVALTVLVIAPRVIKESRPDERPELDLPGAVSVTLGLLAVVFGLTRAGQNGWGSAGALLSLVTGALLLAVFYAVERKVSAPLVPLGVLGKRSVAWGNLAGLIAFLTETSLVFPLTLYLQDVLGFSPLAAGLSFGVLGMGTVTGGFTAARVIGWIGTKRTLIVGGILQTVFTAALLGLGHDRSSMWLMLVAGFIGGVGNMLVIVGFMVTATSGLADHEQGLATGLATMTQQVGITMGTPIMSAVATAAMVGTGASAMLGGLKVAIAVNAAIVLLGLLTSAVFLRSDRSS; encoded by the coding sequence GCTGATTCTGCTGCTCTCAACGCAGTTCATGCTCGCCGTGGACTTCGCCATCCTGAATGTGGCACTGCCGGTGATCGGCAGGGACCTGGGCTTCTCGATCGCGCATCTGGCCTGGATCGCCACCTCGTTCGCGCTGTGCGCGGCCGGTTTCACCCTGCTCTTCGGCCGGGTCGCGGACCTGTTCGGCCGCCGCCGGCTCTTCCTCTGGGGTCTCGTGGTCCTGGGCGCGGCCTCGCTGATGGGCGGCCTGGCGCAGAACCCGGCGATGCTGATCACCGCCCGCGTCCTCCAGGGGCTGGCCACCGCGGCCGTGACCCCGGCCGCGCTGTCGCTGATGACGACCTCGTTCCCGGAGGGTCCGCTGCGTCGGAAGGCGCTCGGCCTCAACGGGGCACTGATGTCCAGCGGATTCACCACCGGCGCCGTCCTCGGCGGCGTGCTGACCGACCTGCTGTCGTGGCGGTGGGCGTTCTTCATCAATGTGCCCGTCGCCCTCACCGTGCTGGTCATCGCCCCGAGGGTGATCAAGGAGTCCCGGCCCGACGAGCGACCCGAGCTGGACCTGCCCGGCGCCGTCAGTGTCACGCTCGGCCTGCTGGCCGTCGTCTTCGGGCTCACCCGGGCGGGCCAGAACGGCTGGGGCTCGGCCGGCGCCCTGCTGTCGCTGGTGACAGGCGCGCTGCTGCTGGCGGTGTTCTACGCCGTCGAGCGCAAGGTGTCCGCGCCGCTGGTGCCGCTCGGCGTGCTCGGCAAGCGGTCGGTGGCCTGGGGCAACCTCGCCGGTCTGATCGCGTTCCTCACCGAGACCTCCCTGGTCTTCCCGCTGACCCTCTACCTGCAGGACGTGCTCGGCTTCTCCCCGCTCGCCGCCGGCCTGTCCTTCGGCGTTCTCGGCATGGGGACGGTCACCGGCGGCTTCACCGCCGCGAGGGTCATCGGGTGGATCGGCACCAAGCGGACGCTGATCGTGGGCGGCATCCTGCAGACCGTGTTCACCGCGGCCCTGCTCGGCCTCGGCCACGACCGCTCCTCGATGTGGCTGATGCTGGTCGCCGGCTTCATCGGCGGTGTCGGCAACATGCTCGTCATCGTGGGCTTCATGGTCACCGCCACCTCGGGGCTCGCCGACCACGAACAGGGTCTGGCCACCGGCCTCGCCACCATGACCCAGCAGGTCGGCATCACCATGGGCACGCCGATCATGAGCGCCGTCGCCACCGCCGCCATGGTCGGCACCGGAGCCTCGGCCATGCTCGGCGGCCTGAAGGTCGCGATCGCGGTGAACGCCGCCATCGTGCTCCTCGGCCTCCTCACCAGCGCCGTGTTCCTGCGCAGCGACCGGTCGTCGTGA